A portion of the Macaca nemestrina isolate mMacNem1 chromosome 19, mMacNem.hap1, whole genome shotgun sequence genome contains these proteins:
- the LOC112427969 gene encoding thymosin beta-10-like, which translates to MGSEPDYTDCFKKMADKPDMGEIASFDKAKLKKTETQENTLPTKETIEQEKRSEIS; encoded by the coding sequence ATGGGCTCGGAACCCGACTACACggattgttttaagaaaatggcAGACAAACCAGACATGGGGGAAATCGCCAGCTTCGATAAGGCCAAGCTGAAGAAAACGGAGACGCAGGAGAACACCCTGCCAACCAAAGAGACCATTGAGCAGGAGAAGCGGAGTGAAATTTCCTAA